A genomic window from Quercus lobata isolate SW786 chromosome 10, ValleyOak3.0 Primary Assembly, whole genome shotgun sequence includes:
- the LOC115965317 gene encoding putative calcium-transporting ATPase 13, plasma membrane-type codes for MDRIESLLGAQHSLSTPNKRWHSAFVSIYCSRALLSFFTDSLLQKNLKVSPSPSFVILDLNPDIGFKVDQPTLTNLVKDKKIERLQNIGGIDALAFTLQTNVECGIHGSDEDIARRHEAFGSNTYKRPPTKSFFHFLVEAFKDLTILILLGCAVLSLVFGIKENGIKEGWYDGGSIFVAIFLVIAVSTISNFKQNRQFDKLSKVSNNIQIDVVRAGRRQHISIFEIVVGDIICLKIGDQVPADGLFLDGYSLQVDESSMTGESEHVEVNCSHPYLFSGTKVVDGYAQMLVTSVGMNTTWGEMMSSISRDTNEQTPLQVRLNKLTSSIGKVGLAVAFLVLVVLLVRYFTGNTKDENGNKEFNGSSTKVNDILNAVVGIVAAAVTIVVVAIPEGLPLAVTLTLAYSMKRMMADQAMVRKLSACETMGSATTICTDKTGTLTLNKMKVTKFWLGKESFVPATFSSINPYILKLVQEGVALNTTGSVYRPTLGSEIDFSGSPTEQAILSWAVLELNMEMEQLKQSCKILYVEAFNSQKKQSGVITRRKIDNTIHVHWKGAAEMILKMCSSYYDASGIRKDLDDGEKMKFEQIIQGMAASSLRCIAFAHKQISEEDQEHDMEQKKIEEDGLTLLGLVGIKDPCRPGVKKAVENCQNAGVNIKMITGDNVFTAKAIAVECGILRIGQDMSGAVVEGIEFRNYTQKERMEKVDKICVMARSSPFDKLLMVECLKQNGHVVAVTGDGTNDAPALKEADVGLSMGIQGTEVAKESSDVVILDDNFASVATVLRWGRCVYNNIQKFIQFQLTVNVAALVINFVAAVSAGEVPLTAVQLLWVNLIMDTLGALALATEKPTEELMTKPPVGRTEPLITNIMWRNLLAQALYQIVVLLTLQFKGESIFGVTEKVNDTLIFNTFVLCQVFNEFNARKLEKKNVFKGIHRNKLFLGIIAITIVLQVVMVEFLKKFAGTERLNWGQWGECIGFGIVSWPIGWIVKWIPVPKRPFLSYLNMKKMQGLPTPFLFILKTSPRLIGV; via the coding sequence ATGGACCGCATTGAGTCTTTACTTGGTGCACAACACTCCCTTAGCACACCCAATAAAAGATGGCACTCCGCTTTTGTTTCCATATATTGTTCTAGAGCCCTTCTATCCTTTTTCACAGATTCTCTACTCCAGAAAAATCTCAAGGTTTCACCTTCTCCATCTTTCGTCATTTTGGATCTCAATCCAGACATTGGGTTCAAAGTTGATCAACCAACACTCACTAACCttgtaaaagataaaaagattGAAAGACTCCAAAACATTGGAGGGATTGATGCACTGGCATTCACTCTCCAAACCAACGTTGAATGTGGGATTCATGGCAGTGATGAAGACATTGCTCGCCGACACGAGGCTTTTGGCTCAAACACATATAAAAGACCACCTACAAAGAGCTTCTTCCATTTTTTAGTGGAAGCCTTCAAGGATCTTACCATTCTCATCCTTCTAGGCTGTGCTGTACTCTCTCTGGTATTTGGCATTAAAGAGAATGGAATAAAAGAAGGATGGTATGACGGTGGAAGCATATTTGTTGCTATATTTCTTGTCATTGCTGTTTCTACCATTAGTAACTTCAAGCAAAACAGACAATTTGACAAGTTATCCAAAGTCAGCAACAATATCCAAATTGATGTTGTGAGAGCTGGGCGGCGTCAACATATTTCAATATTTGAAATTGTAGTTGGAGATATCATCTGCTTAAAGATTGGAGATCAAGTCCCAGCTGATGGGCTATTCTTAGATGGGTATTCATTGCAAGTGGACGAATCCAGCATGACAGGGGAAAGTGAACATGTAGAAGTAAATTGCAGTCATCCATATTTGTTTTCTGGCACTAAGGTGGTTGATGGCTATGCTCAAATGCTTGTCACTTCGGTTGGGATGAACACAACATGGGGCGAGATGATGAGCTCAATCAGTCGTGATACCAATGAACAGACACCTTTACAAGTTCGGCTCAACAAGCTAACTTCATCAATAGGTAAGGTTGGTTTGGCAGTTGCTTTCCTAGTTCTTGTAGTCTTGTTGGTTAGATATTTCACAGGGAATACTAAAGATGAGAATGGAAATAAAGAGTTCAATGGCAGCAGCACCAAGGTTAATGATATACTAAATGCTGTGGTGGGGATTGTAGCTGCTGCAGTTACTATAGTCGTGGTTGCAATTCCAGAAGGTTTGCCTCTGGCTGTGACGCTTACACTTGCTTATTCCATGAAAAGAATGATGGCTGATCAGGCTATGGTGCGAAAGCTCTCTGCTTGTGAGACCATGGGCTCAGCCACCACCATTTGTACTGACAAAACAGGCACCCTCACGCTGAATAAAATGAAGGTGACTAAGTTTTGGCTAGGGAAAGAATCTTTTGTACCGGCTACTTTCTCATCAATTAATCCATATATTCTCAAACTGGTCCAAGAAGGAGTTGCTCTAAACACAACCGGTAGTGTTTACAGACCTACTTTAGGATCTGAAATTGATTTCTCAGGTAGTCCCACTGAACAAGCAATTCTTTCATGGGCTGTTCTGGAGCTAAACATGGAAATGGAACAATTGAAGCAAAGCTGTAAGATTCTTTACGTTGAAGCATTCAATTCTCAGAAGAAACAAAGCGGAGTCATAACAAGGAGAAAGATAGACAACACAATCCACGTACACTGGAAAGGAGCCGcagagatgattttgaaaatgtgttcaaGTTACTATGATGCTTCTGGAATTAGGAAAGATCTAGATGATGGTGAAAAGATGAAATTTGAGCAAATAATTCAAGGTATGGCAGCTAGTAGCCTCCGGTGCATTGCTTTTGCACATAAGCAAATTTCAGAAGAAGATCAAGAACATGATATGGAGcaaaaaaagatagaagaagATGGTCTGACCCTATTAGGATTGGTGGGTATAAAGGACCCATGTCGTCCAGGGGTAAAGAAAGCTGTGGAAAATTGCCAAAATGCAGGTGTGAACATCAAAATGATCACTGGAGACAATGTTTTCACAGCAAAAGCTATTGCTGTTGAATGTGGAATACTGAGGATTGGTCAAGACATGAGTGGAGCAGTGGTAGAAGGCATTGAATTCAGAAACTACACACAAAAGGAGAGAATGGAGaaagttgataaaatttgtgTGATGGCAAGGTCTTCTCCCTTCGACAAGCTACTGATGGTAGAATGTTTGAAACAAAATGGTCATGTTGTTGCAGTCACTGGAGATGGCACAAATGATGCACCAGCATTGAAAGAAGCTGACGTAGGACTTTCAATGGGAATTCAGGGCACCGAAGTGGCAAAGGAGAGCTCAGATGTTGTCATTTTGGATGACAACTTTGCCTCCGTTGCTACAGTTTTAAGGTGGGGAAGATGTGTGTACAACAACATCCAAAAGTTCATTCAGTTCCAACTCACCGTGAATGTTGCTGCTCTTGTGATCAACTTTGTGGCAGCTGTCTCAGCTGGTGAAGTCCCATTAACAGCAGTTCAGTTATTATGGGTGAACTTAATTATGGACACATTGGGTGCTCTAGCTCTTGCAACGGAGAAGCCTACCGAGGAGTTGATGACGAAGCCACCAGTAGGTCGAACTGAACCACTTATTACCAACATAATGTGGAGAAACCTCTTAGCCCAAGCTTTGTATCAGATTGTCGTCCTTTTGACCTTGCAATTCAAAGGTGAATCAATCTTTGGTGTGACTGAGAAGGTAAATGACACATTGATCTTCAATACTTTCGTCCTTTGTCAAGTGTTCAATGAATTCAATGCAAGAAAGCTTGAGAAGAAGAATGTGTTTAAAGGGATACATAGGAATAAGTTGTTTTTGGGGATCATAGCCATTACCATAGTCCTTCAAGTGGTTATGGTAGAATTTTTGAAGAAGTTTGCAGGTACAGAAAGGTTGAATTGGGGGCAATGGGGTGAGTGCATTGGATTTGGAATAGTATCTTGGCCAATTGGTTGGATTGTGAAGTGGATACCTGTTCCAAAAAGACCATTTTTGAGCTACctaaacatgaaaaagatgcAAGGACTTCCAACCccatttttgttcatattgaaGACAAGCCCAAGGTTGATTGGTGTCTGA